The Procambarus clarkii isolate CNS0578487 chromosome 37, FALCON_Pclarkii_2.0, whole genome shotgun sequence genome window below encodes:
- the LOC123765707 gene encoding troponin C, isotype gamma, with protein sequence MDSLDADQIEALRKAFDSFDTDKKGAITTDTVSTILRMMGVKISEKNLQEVIAETDEDGSGELEFEEFVELAAKFLIEEDEEALKAELKEAFRIYDKGGDGYITTDVLREILRELDNRLTEDDLDGIIEEVDEDGSGTLDFDEFMEMMAG encoded by the exons ATG GACTCACTTGATGCTGATCAGATTGAGG CTCTCAGGAAAGCCTTCGATTCCTTCGACACGGACAAGAAAGgtgccatcaccaccgacaccgtCTCCACCATCTTGAGGATGATGGGCGTCAAGATCTCAGAGAAGAACCTTCAGGAGGTCATCGCTGAGACTGACGAAGATG GATCCGGCGAGCTGGAGTTCGAGGAGTTCGTGGAGTTGGCCGCCAAGTTCCTCattgaggaggacgaggaggcccTCAAGGCCGAGCTGAAAGAGGCCTTCCGCATCTACGACAAGGGCG GTGACGGCTACATCACGACGGACGTGTTGAGGGAGATCCTGCGGGAGCTGGACAACAGGTTGACAGAGGATGACCTGGACGGTATTATTGAGGAGGTCGACGAGGACGGCTCCGGCACACTCGATTTTGATG
- the LOC123765708 gene encoding troponin C, isotype gamma isoform X1 — MNESIVDSLDKDQINGLRKAFDAFDTDKKGSINVDTITTILRMMGVKVSEKNLQEIISEVDEDGSGELEFEEFCALAAKFLIEEDEESLKAELKEAFRIYDKQGDGYITTQTLKEILRELDNKLTEEDLDGIIDEVDEDGSGTLDFDEFMAMMAG, encoded by the exons GACTCGCTGGACAAAGACCAGATCAACG GTCTGCGGAAGGCCTTCGATGCCTTCGACACGGACAAGAAGGGATCCATCAACgtagacaccatcaccaccatcttgAGGATGATGGGTGTCAAGGTCTCCGAGAAGAACCTTCAGGAAATCATCTCCGAGGTCGACGAAGACG GTTCCGGAGAGTTGGAGTTTGAAGAGTTCTGCGCCTTAGCTGCCAAGTTCCTTATAGAAGAGGACGAAGAGTCCTTGAAAGCGGAGTTGAAAGAAGCGTTTCGTATATACGACAAACAAG GTGACGGCTACATAACGACGCAAACGCTGAAGGAGATCCTCCGCGAGCTGGATAACAAGCTAACGGAGGAGGACCTGGATGGCATCATCGACGAGGTCGACGAGGATGGATCCGGCACTCTCGACTTTGACG AGTTCATGGCGATGATGGCCGGGTAA
- the LOC123765708 gene encoding troponin C, isotype gamma isoform X2, producing MNESIVDGLDKAQIDGLRKAFDAFDTDKKGSINVDTITTILRMMGVKVSEKNLQEIISEVDEDGSGELEFEEFCALAAKFLIEEDEESLKAELKEAFRIYDKQGDGYITTQTLKEILRELDNKLTEEDLDGIIDEVDEDGSGTLDFDEFMAMMAG from the exons GATGGCCTTGACAAGGCCCAGATCGATG GTCTGCGGAAGGCCTTCGATGCCTTCGACACGGACAAGAAGGGATCCATCAACgtagacaccatcaccaccatcttgAGGATGATGGGTGTCAAGGTCTCCGAGAAGAACCTTCAGGAAATCATCTCCGAGGTCGACGAAGACG GTTCCGGAGAGTTGGAGTTTGAAGAGTTCTGCGCCTTAGCTGCCAAGTTCCTTATAGAAGAGGACGAAGAGTCCTTGAAAGCGGAGTTGAAAGAAGCGTTTCGTATATACGACAAACAAG GTGACGGCTACATAACGACGCAAACGCTGAAGGAGATCCTCCGCGAGCTGGATAACAAGCTAACGGAGGAGGACCTGGATGGCATCATCGACGAGGTCGACGAGGATGGATCCGGCACTCTCGACTTTGACG AGTTCATGGCGATGATGGCCGGGTAA